TTTTCCAGTTCTCATGTCATTCCTCACTTTTATCGTCACTCAACATTAGGATTGTGTTTCTTTGTCGTCatgcaatattttttatgtgataATACTGAGTAGTCCTATTCCCATCTCTTATCCATTGGGTTCTGGTTTTTTAATGCCATGgtaattcttcttgattcattCTATACCAATCTCATATAGGATAGGGTAGTGGTCTGAGAACATCACTATGGGAAGAACCTTAAGAACATCTCCCTACTATACATTTGTTGAAGCTCTGTCTAGTCTTACATATAATCTTTCCAAATCTTGAATGGAGACAGGGATCTGTGTATCTATCTGGTCCCCACCACCCCTAAGCCCACAGATCTATATGTTTTCCCTGAACAATTAACTTCTTTGTGCAGCATTGCCATAAATTGTGCATTGGTATAAAAATCATCCTTTTCCTGCCAAAGCCTTTCAAgtttaaaattagaaattactCAAGCGGATTGTACATACCCACTGTTTGGCAATAATCCCAAACATGGTGATAGAATTCCACAATAACACTGATTTTATTTAGTAAATACTGGGCCAAGGCTCATCCAGAGCATAAAGCTCCTACAGAATGACTTACATTACAAGAGACTTCCAGCCCTAAATTTCAGAGTACTACACACACCAAATCTGATTCCCTACTTATTCCTGTAAAGCATCCTAAAAGTCCTACAATAATTTCCTTACATAGTTATTGCACTATACATTCTGAAAGCACTATCAATAACCGCTTCATGCATGGCAGTTGTTGTGCTCTATCCCCACATCTCCTGGAGTAAACTCTCCAAATGGGTGGTTTGTTTGGACTTGGATTCTCTGCTTGTCTTTCATTTTCTGCCATGTCTGAGCCTTGGTACCCATCATTGCCTCCTGGTATAAATGCTGCCTTGTCCCCAAGGCTGAGTAGGAAACTGGCCTCGCAAGGTGAGCTCATCCTCCCCTGTAGCATCTTCAACTGGTTTGCCTTTCCACAAACCAAAAATTGTTTGATCTGTTGTCCAGCTATCCTGACTTCCCTCCTGTCCAAAACCTGTTTGGGTTAAACTATATCTTCTTGCTGTAATTCTGAAATGAACTTCATCGACTCTGGATTTTTTCATATTTCCTCATAAATATCTCTTCCTTGCTACTTTACTGAGGCAGAACTAATGATCTATAGATCCGCTTCTTCTTGTATTTCTGATAACGCATCTGCTGCACTATTATTTTTCCTGGGCTTGTAATCAATATCTCAGTGAAAGCCTAATAACTTAGCCATCCACCATTGTTTGTCAGCAGTGGTAATATTATGTTCCCACAAATGTTTTAAGCTTTTTTGATCTGTGTGAATGGCAAATCCTCTGTTGCTTGCATCATATTCTATTTCAAAAGGAAGATTGAAATTTAGATAAGCCAACACCAGTGATGATGAACCAGTCCTTATAACTTCTTCAAATGCTTTTTTGACTTCAAGGGTCTACCGTTGTGAATGAATTTCCTATAATATCTTGTCTCTTATACCTTGTGTGTTAAACTTAAAAGATCCATTTTGGCCATTCCAATTCTTGTTATTGAATTCATGTGCAAGTTGTTGATTGATCATAGTATATTGTCCATCAATGGACTTGTGAAATAGCTGTGATGTGCTTTTCGATCCTCggcttatgtttttatttttctacattTATGTGAGATTTATTTTACATGCAATCAACTGACTTCTATTTTTTCCCCTTGCCAGAACCGACCTGCTGAATTGATTGCCAAGTTTTTGGATGAGAAACTTCGTGCAGGTAACAAGGGCACTTCAGAAGAAGAGTTGGAGGGTACACTTGATAAAGTCCTTGTTTTATTCAGGTTCATTCAGGTATGCTTGGTGTTTCATTGGTGGAGTAGCTAACAATTAAACCttatttcatgtattttttgtaTCTACTATACACTATTATTCCCCCCTCAAACGCAGAGTGCTCTGAAACTCAGTGAAAGAAAGCACTCTGAGTTTGGATCGCAAATCCAGAAAAGATTGTTTGGCAAGAGGTTTTGTCAACACATCAAGTTGAGCATAGGCAGGAACATGACCCACCAGCAGGGATTTATCCAAAACTTTTTCTCTCACAAAAAAGATGTCTAATTCCATGTATTTGGTCCTTGAATGAAGAACAGGATTGTGACTCAAAGCAACAGTACTGAGATTATCATAATAGACAGCTGGAGTAGTAATTTTAATAGAGTTCTCTTAGTAAGGATTGAATCCGTAGAAGTTTTGATGCAGTAACAGCCAAGCTTCAACATTCAGCTTCTGTAGTCGATCGAGCAACAGAGGACTGCTTCTTTGACCACCAAGAAACAGGATTAGGACCAAAGAAAATACATCCCCCTGATATTGATCTTCTATCAACCATATCCATTCCCCAATAAGCATCACAGAAAGCTTCCAAAGTATAGGGTTCTCCCTGAGGAGCAGATTTTAAAGACAACCCATAGTCTATAGTACCCTTTAGATACCTCAAAATATGCTTGACATCCTTCCAATGTTCCTCCACAGGTTTTGACATAAACTGACAGACCTTGTTTACACTGTAGCTCAGTTCTAGCCTAGTTACAGTAATGTACTGAAGTGCCCCAACAACCGACTGATAGAGAGTAGCATCAGCAGCAGGGACTAAAACAAGCTTAGTTGTACCATGTTTAATCAACTTAAGATCAGAGGACAGAGGAGTGAGTATTGGTTTGGCATCAACCATCTTAGCCTTTCCAAGCAGATCACAAATGTATTTAGCTTGAGATAACAGTAGAGAACCATTACTCAAATGTTTTACTTCAATACCCAGAAAATAATCCAAATTTTCTAGTTGTTTAAGAGCAAAGACAACattttgtttggtaattaatttttgaataagaACAGGAGATGACCCTGTGatgataatatcatcaacatatatcaaCAGATAAAGGCACTCAGAATCAGTCTTGAACACTAGAAGTGATGGATCACACTTGCTTTGAACAAAGCCAAAAGTCAGTAGTGTTTTGGTTAACCTTTCATACCaggccctaggtgcttgttttaacccATAGATAGCTTTTTTGAGTTTGCAGACCATACTTTTAAGAGAGCCATCAGGATTCTGTTTTACCCTGAAAACCCACTTGCATCCAATGGCTTTTCTGCCTGAGGGTAATGGGATCAGAGACCAAGTGTTATTGGCCATAAGAGCAATGTACTCTTGCTGCATAGCTTCCTTCCACTCAGGAGATGAGAGAGCATGTTTAACAGAAGTAGGGTCAGCAGTAATTAGAAGTAAAGTAGGATGTAACCGAGGTCGTACAATACCTGACTTTGGTCTAGTTTGCATGGAATGTGTATTTTGAGGTTGAGGGGGAGGAGTAGAGGGTAAAGCAGAGGGACTAGACTCATCATTCGTTAGAACAGAAGATGTAGCTTGTTCAGTGGGAACAAGCTGAGGAGAATTCAACTCAACAGGTTGAGACAATGAACTAAGGGACTCTAAAGACTCCATAGAATGAGAAGGAGGATTAGGATGAGCAGTGGGTATAGGAAGGACACCAAGAGGAAGTAATTGAGAGGGAACACTTGAAGGAGGGGATGAAACATGAGGCTTAGCAACAGAAAAAGGGAAGCTGGACTCATTGAAAACAGCATCACGAGGCAGAAAAATTGTACCCTTTGAATCAAGACATTTATATCCTTTATGATGAGGTGATTATCCCAAAAAAGTACATGGACTTGACCTGAAATCAAGTTTATGTTTGTTAAAGGGCCTTAGATGAGGAAAACACATACACCCAAACACCTTTAGAAAAGAATAATCAGGATATTTGTTAAAGATCATCTCATAAGGGATGGTATTTTTGTGATAGGCAGAAGGAAGTCTATTAATGAGATAAACTTCTGTATGAAAAGCATGATCCCAGTAAGAAAGAGGCATGGAAGCCTGTGACAAAAGAGTCAAACCCATTTCAACAATGTGCTTGTGTTTTCTTTCCACTACACCATTTTGATGGTGAGTATGAGGACAGATAAGCCTATGATGAATGCCTATTTGATCAAGATATTGAGTAAAAGGTCTATACTCACCCCCCAATCAGTTTGAATACTTTTCATTTTCTGGTTTAACTGTAATTCAACAAGGCTCTTAAACTGTTTGAACACAGAAAGAGTTTCAGAtttctgttttaaaaaatagatccaAGTGTAACGGCTGTAAGCATCAACAAATGAGACATAGTAATTGAAACCCATAGAAGAAAGCATAGGTGCAGGTCCCCATAGATCACAGAATATTAACTCAAGAGGAGCACAATAGAATCAGAAGGAAGAGAGGGAAGTCTGTGAGATTTGCCAATACAATGAGCAGTACACAATTCTTCTGTCATTTTATTGAAACAAGGTATGTTGCAAGTCCTAAGAACATGAGTTACAACAGCAGAACTAGGATGACCTGGCCTGTTATGCCAAAGGGAAACTAAACTAGAGTTACTAGTATTGATTTCACTAGTACTGACATTACAATGAGAAGACAAAGCTGAAAATGAAGACATGAACAGAGGCAGCAACCACTCCAACAATAGACTTGACAAAAGAATTCAGAAGATTTGAGAAGACATAGAGGCCAGCTTGTTTAAGAGCACCTCTAAGGAGTATGGAACTATCAACCTGAGATTTGACAACACAATGAGATGAGTGAAACTCAAAAAACATTACTATCTTTGACAAACTGTCTCACACTGACTAACTTCTTAGTTATGTGAGGAACATGCAATAGATTATTTAGGGTTAGTTTAACATTAAAGGCAAAAGGAAACTGGAAAACTGTTGAACTAGTGGAAATAATAGGCAAACCTTGATCATTGCCAAGGAAAGCATGCTTATTGCCCGAGGTTGGAACTTCATTCATCAAGTTCTGAGGAGATGCAGTGACATGATGAGTTGCTCCAGAATCAATGTACTAATTTTATGACTGCTGAGTAGGATTAACATTGGCTAAGTAAGCTTGAGGAGCTTGTGCATTGTGCTGTGACTGAGAGTTATTGTTCTGAGGCTCAGAATTAGGCCTCTGATACGAGTAGTTTCTGTTCTGATTCCCAAAATGATTCTGATTATACTGTTGAGCTACATAATTTGGATTAAACTTGTGATAGCAATCAGCTGCACTGTGGCCAAACTTGTAGCAGACTTGACACTGTATTTTATACTATCAGTATTTCCATAATTTCCAGCATTTCCATAATTCCTGAAGTAACCATTTTCAAAATTCCTGTTATCATTGTTACCATAATTTCTGCCTCCTCTATATACATAACCAGATCTGCCACCTCTTCCTCTGGAATTAGAAGATCTGCCCCCATCATTGTGTTGAGTAAACTGCACTTGAGGTGCTGAATCTGAATCAGTATCCTCTTCCTTTGCTGTTTGAGCTCAAGTCAAATTCAGTGCAGGAGCAACAACACTTTCTCTTAACTTTTCAAGCCTTTGTTCTTGAGCCAAAAGAAGAGATTGGATCTCCTCGAATTCGATCTGATCAATCTTACTGCTGATTGCAGTAACCAGTGACTCTTATTCACTTGGCAAACTGGCAGGAATAACATCTATTTGTTCCTGAACAGAAACAGTTTGTCCAATGGCTAGTAAAGAATCAACAATTGTTTTTATACGAGTGAGAAATTCACCTATGGAGTGTTCACCTTTTCATGTATCTTTTCCCGCACTTGATGTTCATGAACACAACCAAcaacttttgacagaattgcCTCAGATAAGAACGACTGAAGCCAAACTAGCAGTGATTGATCTTGATATGCCCATGTTGCATATGCTGGATTTTATTCATCCATGTCTGCATCTTCTTGTATAAGATACTTTGGGGGAATTAGTGGACTGACAACAAAACATTGAGGTCGATGAACCTTTAGAAATGGTTCAATTTGCTGCTTCCAAAGCAGAAAGTTATCATCCGTAAGTTTAGCCGTAACATGATATGTGAAATTATTGGCAGCGCCGGAGGAGGAGTTTACCAGACCTCCGGTCACTGTAATTGCATTAATTGGCAACAATGACATAGCAAACACAAGAACCAGAAGCATAAAACCTGATTCTGAAATCGCAAGCAAAGAGAACACGAATATGAGACCACGATTAGAGAAGTCACGATTAAGGAAGAACAAAGAGAGATGCAGCGAACACTAGCAAATCGCACTCAGCCAGAAATGAGTCCAGAGAAGTGCGATGAACAGAGATATCGCACAAACAGAAATCGTGAGCACAGAGAAAACAGAATCgcgatccaaaaaaaaaatccaaacaaaacTAAAAACGTGATTGAAGAGATACAATGATCGAAGAAACACAGTTTCCAGATCAGAAAACCAAATGGAACAAAAGAAATTGTGGATTCGTTTGAATCACACGAACAGATAAAACCGAAACACGAGTAGAATGTGCTTTCGGAAGCAAAAAATTAGGATCAAACTGCCATTGAAGGCTTTAGGAAGCTCTGAATACCATGAAGAAACCCATGGAGGTGagatagaaagagagaaaactgTAATATTATGAAACTGTTAGTGTATTATAAATGAGTTAGTTACAACAGAATTACACAGTAGGATATATGTAGAGAGTTCTAACTACAGTAGTAGTTAGCTTAACTAACTAACTCTTATGCTGAGTCAGCAATGACTCAGCTGTATCTACTATACAGTATTAGTGCTCATGGTGTTATCCTGCACTTCTACTGATTTTTCTCTTCCATACTGATATTGGCAAGATTACTTGACGTTTTGTTGTTAAAGGGCAAGGATGTGTTTGAGGCATTTTATAAGAAAGATCTTGCAAAAAGACTGTTGTTGGGAAAGAGTGCTTCTATTGATGCAGAGAAATCTATGATCTCCAAGGTTAGGACTTCTCTTTCTAATTTAACTTCTGAAATAACGATTTTTCAAAGTTTTAGTAATATTAAAACTTTTCTTTCATTAATACAGTTGAAGACCGAGTGTGGCAGCCAGTTCACAAACAAACTAGAAGGGATGTTTAAGGTACACATATTTGAATCAAACCTCAGCTGTTATCCACATCTCTATTTTTGGCTTGGAAGTTCACTGGAAATTTGAACCTGGTCAGAATTTTTTGGTTACATTTAAGATTCAACAGTAAGGTTGAACttggatttttatttataaattcctTTTTGGTCATGAAATTGTTGATTATAATTATTTCCTTATTATTCCTcctgattattttattataatcattAGTTTTCCTAGTTACAATAATTAGGACTATATGAGTTATGATGATCTGACAAACTTCATGAATTACTATagcttttttttatccattgttttttataactacattattttttttctaattcagGACATTGAATTATCAAAAGAAATAAACGAGTCCTTCAAACAGTCATCCCAGGCTAGGACAAAACTCCCATCCGGGATTGAAATGAGTGTTCATGTTTTGACAACTGGGTAAACTGTGTTTTCCCTTTctcattattgataattttcatGTGCTACTTTTTTCCCCCAGTGAATCTAATTGCAATTATTGGATGGGTGCAGGTACTGGACGTATCCACCCATGGATGTTAGACTTCCTCATGAATTGAATGTTTACCAGGTTCAGCACAAACCATGAATGCTTTTGTAACTGCAAGGGATACTTTGAGTGACTTCCCTGACATGGTCCCTTTCCTTTCCATTATTCTTCCTTCAGGATATTTTCAAAGAGTTCTATCTAAGTAAATATAGTGGAAGGCGTCTGATGTGGCAAAATTCATTAGGTCACTGTGTCTTAAAGGCAGAGTTTCCTAAAGGGAAAAAAGAGTTGGCTGTCTCCCTATTTCAGGTTGGCCTGTTATAAAATCATTAtctatattttcatttatatcaTAGTCTATATTGTGTTGCACATATTTTTCTGTGATTAATTCTGCATGCCTGGTTGTGCTCCAGACTGTTGTTCTGATGTTATTCAATGATGCTGAGAAACTAAGCTTTCAAGATATCAAGGACTCTACTGGTATAGAGGACAAGGAACTGAGAAGGACTCTGCAATCACTTGCATGTGGAAAAGTTCGTGTCCTACAAAAGGTGTGTTTGCAATCATTTGGAGAATTAccagtttataattttttttaattactatggtttcttttaattttctaatgttGATTCCCTTTGTTGAACATGCAACAGTTGCCAAAGGGTAGAGATGTGGAGGATGATGACTCATTTGTTTTTAATGAAGGGTTTACAGCTCCTCTTTATCGTATAAAGGTACTATACCTGATGCTTAGGACTTGGGAGCATTAGGGATCAGATTAAGTGAATCTTAAAATTTCATTTGCGTTTTATAGTTTAGCTCTCCTCTAAATAATGATTGAGGTTCTTTTTCCAACTAATTTGGTGTTGGGGATTGCAGGTGAATGCAATTCAGTTGAAGGAGACAGTAGAGGAGAACACAAGCACCACTGAAAGAGTTTTCCAAGACCGTCAATATCAggtcaattttctttttctccaaaACCCTCAACTTAGCTCAGACTTCAGAGCACCAATGCACAAAAGAATATGAGGTGCCTTAAATCCATACGAAACTAATATGCTTGGCATCATACTGGatatttttatgaatggccaAGTTTACACTCATAAGTTTTATTTCACTAACATATGTGTCATAATAAACTATATCAACATCCCTATTTGGAATGAACAATAAACTCTGTAGATATATTAATGAGAAAAGATGTTGTTAACAAaggtttttaattattattatgttatgaaaattcataaattgtgatataaatataatatttgatcttttagttcCCAAATTTAGGAAatgataatttagatattaaactTTTTGAATATCTAAGATTGTTGACTGTAACCAAACAAAGGAAGATGCCTTTTGGTTGGGCATCTTGTTATAGGCAATCAATATTATCCCATCTGCCCAGGTATCCAAGATACTTAGGTGTTTTGAATGTCTATGTACTAACCATATAATGATGATTACGATCTGTAACGCATTATTCTTACTATTCTTACTGGCACGGTTTGCAGGTTGATGCTGCTATTGTGAGGATAATGAAGACTAGGAAAGTGCTTAGTCACACGCTTCTTATTACTGAACTCTTCCAACAGGTGACATTATTACCTTTTGGTTCTTTAATTCAAAATGGAGTCTGTGAACTCCCAAGTAGTTACATAAAACTACTTAACGGAGTGATTACTGATAATGTTCTACAATATGTTATGCTTCCTTATGTTGTGTACAAGTTATCTCTTTTGATGCAGACTGTTTTCTGTCTGATTGTTAAGATAATACTGATTTAAGGAAGTGATTTTTTTCATGTGAACAGCTCAAATTTCCAATAAAACCAGCTGACTTGAAGAAAAGGATCGAAAGCCTGATTGATAGGGAGTATCTGGAGAGAGACAAGAACAACCCTCAAATATACAATTACcttgcataatttattttaccttaaaagtttattttcttaaatgacATGGGTAAAGCTAGATGTTTACTCCTTTGTCATATATGTACAGTAACAACAGATTCTCCCCAcccctctatttttcttttcctttcatttATGGACCATTGTACTGTAATTGTAAAGCATATTATCCTCCCCCTTGAATTTCTTTTCATTAGTTGAGAATTCAAAATTGTTCCCAAAAGTGATCGAGAAATTAGAAAGGAATTGGTGATTAACAAGGTAGGTTTCTTCTCAAGGACTGAggtaatggttttttttttcctttacttgttttttttatgttcctcTGGATGTATAATACTTAGAGAACACCGGGATAGTTTATTCTTTGCTCGAGAAGTATAAGAAATTGGACGGTGTCTAGTGTGCAAGAGCCAAACTCGTTATGCATCGAGAGCTCATTTCAAATGTCAGATAAATTGCgctttttttaatcaaaggCTCTGGATCTTCTCCACCGCATGCAACCAAAGTGTTGCCGTCGCCACCTCCCCCCACTCctttcacaaaatttcaagaggGAGATTTGTGGTTTATTTTGTTGGATTTGTGTTTCGTTAGATCCAAgctttattttgttatatttgtgtTTGATAGTTAGATTTGTGATTGATTTTGTTAGATTTGGTGTTTGAACCACTCCCCCAGTTGGTGATGCCCCTCTGCCTCCCTTCAAAATTGACATTGGTGGCTCCAAGCATAGCAAAACGATGGTTGTACAATGTGGGCTTGGTCAGTGACTTTTGAATGGATGCACTGTGATGTCGTGGTTGTAGGTTGCCGTCATCAGCTTGTGGTTCTGGCATTTTGGGTTGTCTGCGGTGGAGACCATCGGTCTCCATGGTAGTTTGGTCTTGAAAAGGAAGAGTATGTATGATTCATGGGCTTGATGAGAGAAGCGTGGAATTTTAGGTAAGTGGCAACGGGCAATCACAAAAGAGGGGAAAGGTGAAGAGTTGT
The nucleotide sequence above comes from Glycine soja cultivar W05 chromosome 11, ASM419377v2, whole genome shotgun sequence. Encoded proteins:
- the LOC114374231 gene encoding cullin-4 isoform X2 → MGGNLYQRIEKECEAHISAALQSLVGQSPDLVVFLSLVERCWQDLCDQMLMIRGIALYLDRTYVKQTANVRSLWDMGLQLFRKHLSLSPEVEHKTVTGLLRMIESERKGEAVDRTLLNHLLKMFTALGIYAESFEKPFLECTSEFYAAEGVKYMQQSDVPDYLKHVEIRLQEEHERCLIYLDASTRKPLIATAEKQLLERHIPAILDKGFAMLMDGNRIEDLQRMYSLFSRVNALESLRQAISSYIRRTGQGIVLDEEKDKDMVSSLLEFKASLDTTWEESFSKNEAFCNTIKDSFEHLINLRQNRPAELIAKFLDEKLRAGNKGTSEEELEGTLDKVLVLFRFIQGKDVFEAFYKKDLAKRLLLGKSASIDAEKSMISKLKTECGSQFTNKLEGMFKDIELSKEINESFKQSSQARTKLPSGIEMSVHVLTTGYWTYPPMDVRLPHELNVYQDIFKEFYLSKYSGRRLMWQNSLGHCVLKAEFPKGKKELAVSLFQTVVLMLFNDAEKLSFQDIKDSTGIEDKELRRTLQSLACGKVRVLQKLPKGRDVEDDDSFVFNEGFTAPLYRIKVNAIQLKETVEENTSTTERVFQDRQYQVDAAIVRIMKTRKVLSHTLLITELFQQLKFPIKPADLKKRIESLIDREYLERDKNNPQIYNYLA